Proteins from one Gimesia maris genomic window:
- a CDS encoding replication-associated recombination protein A yields the protein MGLFDRQESGNLEKAKPLAARMRPRSLEEFVGQSHFLGEGKLLRRILAADRIGSLIFYGSPGTGKTSLAELIARQSNRRFEALNAASAGIKEVRAALDRARDELATGGKQTILFIDELHHFSKVQQDVLLPDVESGVVALIGATTSNPFFSLVSALISRSQIFEFQPLTPEEIQTLMQRALQDEKRGLARYNVTVEQDALDFLIEVCDGDARRSLNALEIGVLSLHGSERVFDLDVAQESIQKKAIQYDQDGDAHYDSASALIKSMRGSDPDAALYWLARMIEAGEDPRFLARRIVIAASEDVGNADPTALTLAMSVFNAVEKIGMPEGRILLSQAVTYIATAPKSNASYVAIDEALHDVRNKSLLPVPIHLKDSHYKGASQLGHGEGYQYAHAAEEGWVDQDYLGVEKEYYRPVERGYEATIRKRLDVFKQRRKKTGTDDDIRS from the coding sequence ATGGGCTTGTTCGACCGGCAGGAATCCGGGAATCTGGAAAAAGCCAAGCCGCTGGCCGCCCGCATGCGACCCCGCTCCCTGGAAGAATTTGTCGGGCAGTCGCACTTTCTGGGCGAAGGTAAACTGCTGCGTCGCATTCTGGCCGCCGACCGCATCGGATCGCTGATCTTTTATGGATCTCCCGGCACAGGCAAGACATCGCTGGCTGAACTCATTGCCCGCCAGTCCAACCGCCGTTTTGAAGCCTTGAATGCGGCCTCCGCCGGCATCAAAGAAGTGCGTGCGGCGCTCGACCGGGCCCGTGACGAGCTGGCGACCGGCGGCAAACAGACGATTCTGTTCATCGACGAACTGCATCACTTCAGCAAAGTCCAGCAGGATGTCCTGCTGCCCGATGTCGAATCGGGCGTAGTCGCTCTGATTGGCGCGACGACATCAAATCCGTTTTTCTCACTGGTTTCCGCCCTCATCAGCCGCAGCCAGATTTTTGAATTCCAACCGCTCACCCCCGAAGAAATTCAAACACTGATGCAGCGGGCACTGCAGGATGAAAAGCGGGGACTGGCCCGCTACAACGTGACTGTCGAACAGGATGCCCTCGACTTTCTGATTGAAGTCTGCGATGGCGATGCACGACGCTCTTTGAATGCGCTGGAAATCGGGGTCCTATCGCTGCATGGATCAGAACGAGTGTTTGATCTGGACGTCGCGCAGGAATCGATTCAGAAAAAGGCGATTCAGTACGACCAGGATGGGGACGCGCATTACGATTCCGCCTCCGCATTGATCAAAAGCATGCGCGGCAGTGATCCGGATGCCGCGTTGTACTGGCTGGCACGGATGATTGAAGCCGGTGAAGACCCGCGATTCCTGGCCCGCCGCATCGTGATTGCCGCCTCGGAAGATGTGGGCAACGCGGACCCGACCGCACTGACTTTGGCCATGTCCGTGTTTAATGCCGTCGAAAAAATCGGTATGCCCGAAGGGCGGATTCTGCTCTCACAGGCAGTCACATATATCGCTACGGCTCCAAAATCGAACGCGTCTTACGTTGCCATCGATGAAGCCCTGCATGACGTGCGCAACAAATCACTGTTGCCGGTTCCCATCCATCTGAAAGACTCGCATTACAAAGGGGCCTCGCAGCTGGGACACGGAGAAGGCTACCAGTATGCCCACGCTGCGGAAGAAGGCTGGGTGGATCAGGATTACCTGGGAGTCGAAAAAGAATACTATCGCCCCGTGGAGCGGGGTTATGAAGCGACGATCCGTAAACGACTGGATGTCTTCAAACAACGGCGCAAAAAAACAGGAACGGATGATGACATCCGTTCCTGA
- a CDS encoding tRNA-queuosine alpha-mannosyltransferase domain-containing protein, whose translation MRVLAINAYHGGSHREFLTQWIDHSEHEFTSLTLPARHWKWRMQHAAVTLAAEVRNRLIAGERWDVLLVTDMFDLTAFLGLVPAEIAALPRIVYFHENQWTYPIPQGETRDLTYGFINLKSALAADSLWFNSSFHRQEFFQASRNFLRRMPDFAFTDALEDCEQNAAVISPGIQKTDAAPREQQSGTLQILWVARWEYDKNPEQFCEAIQLLDQAGVDFRLSVLGQSTPETPECFVSLNAQFADRIDHWGFVEDRAEFHSVLQNADLVVSTAIHEFFGISILEAVEAGCLPVLPRRLAYPEIFAETPECFYDGSTESLVSLMQQLDKSVELESTVSDLRGRLKKITARYHWEQIARELDAGLDQCHNRCHR comes from the coding sequence ATGCGAGTTCTGGCAATCAATGCCTATCATGGCGGGAGTCATCGTGAATTCCTGACGCAGTGGATTGATCACAGCGAGCATGAGTTCACTTCGCTCACACTCCCGGCCCGTCACTGGAAATGGCGGATGCAGCATGCAGCGGTGACGCTGGCCGCAGAAGTTCGAAACCGTTTGATTGCGGGTGAACGCTGGGATGTCTTACTTGTTACCGACATGTTTGATCTGACAGCTTTTCTCGGGCTGGTACCAGCGGAAATCGCGGCGTTGCCTCGCATCGTTTACTTCCATGAGAATCAATGGACCTATCCAATTCCACAAGGAGAAACACGCGATCTGACGTATGGATTCATCAATCTGAAATCAGCGCTGGCTGCAGATTCTCTCTGGTTCAATTCCAGCTTTCATCGTCAGGAATTTTTCCAGGCGTCCCGGAACTTTCTGCGGCGCATGCCCGATTTCGCATTCACTGATGCCCTGGAAGATTGTGAGCAGAACGCAGCGGTGATCTCACCGGGAATTCAGAAAACAGATGCAGCACCGCGTGAACAGCAATCAGGAACTCTGCAGATTCTCTGGGTGGCCCGCTGGGAATATGACAAAAACCCGGAGCAGTTTTGTGAAGCGATCCAACTGCTGGATCAGGCAGGAGTCGATTTTCGGTTGAGTGTCCTGGGGCAGTCAACCCCCGAAACTCCCGAATGTTTTGTCAGTCTGAATGCACAATTTGCAGACCGTATTGATCACTGGGGCTTTGTGGAAGACCGTGCAGAATTCCATAGCGTATTGCAGAACGCAGACCTGGTGGTCTCGACTGCGATCCATGAGTTCTTCGGGATTTCTATTCTGGAAGCGGTAGAGGCAGGCTGCCTGCCTGTGCTGCCGCGACGCCTGGCCTATCCCGAAATCTTTGCTGAAACGCCGGAATGTTTTTACGACGGGAGCACAGAATCACTGGTCTCTTTAATGCAGCAGCTTGACAAATCGGTAGAATTGGAATCAACTGTTTCGGATCTGCGCGGCAGACTCAAAAAAATTACAGCTCGCTATCACTGGGAGCAGATCGCGCGGGAACTGGATGCTGGCCTGGATCAATGTCATAACCGGTGCCATCGCTGA
- a CDS encoding SulP family inorganic anion transporter has protein sequence MSQIDSNESKFQFSKYINEFNPWHNIKIMHTNVPNDILSGITVAVIAMPLALAFGVASGLGAEAGMWAAICGGILVGLFGGSNTGVSGPTGPKVVQLAAIIAATKLATGEPDVVFAMSMVFLSGLICIALALMKIGRFIYYTPYSVVSGFMCGIGVIIILLEIPPMLGFATPNSVVGAIKQIPYDIMHEKPHALIVSLATFFTIMLWPRVTKKQWLPAPLLGLIVGTSIAHGFGFKDIEYIGSMPVGLPHLYLPDFSRFGDMIGGAFALAGLCIFDSLLTCLVADNMTSERHNSDREIFGQGIANIGCGLVGGVTTATATMRTVANIKCGGKTGLASITHGVVLLALMLGLSPYASYIPMACLAGILLKVGMDIIDYRVLPVLHRMPFMDSICFWTVLILTISVDLLVAMGVGITIAFVRIVQELGQAYEQNVVSLNQMSRTLPADVSMPEELKEKVLKLRLEGPLFFGVSDTIYRASSALVDYKYLIIRMARVPMVDMSGAYLLDDIIEKAHHQGATVFFTGTRPQVKRTLTRLKIIEKVTEENCLATFNDAILRIQHLEQEQDSHAGPVAKDSLERV, from the coding sequence ATGTCACAAATTGATTCAAATGAATCCAAATTTCAATTCTCAAAATATATCAACGAATTTAACCCGTGGCATAATATCAAAATTATGCATACGAATGTGCCGAACGATATTCTTTCTGGAATCACAGTTGCCGTCATCGCGATGCCTCTGGCGCTCGCGTTTGGTGTCGCTTCAGGTTTGGGGGCAGAAGCAGGTATGTGGGCTGCGATCTGCGGGGGCATCCTGGTCGGTCTATTTGGTGGTTCCAATACCGGTGTCAGTGGTCCGACGGGTCCGAAAGTCGTTCAGCTGGCAGCGATTATCGCGGCGACTAAACTGGCAACAGGGGAACCGGATGTGGTCTTTGCCATGTCGATGGTCTTTTTGAGCGGTTTAATCTGCATCGCGCTGGCGCTGATGAAAATCGGCCGCTTCATCTACTATACACCTTATTCTGTTGTTTCAGGATTCATGTGTGGGATCGGCGTGATTATCATCCTGCTCGAAATTCCCCCCATGCTGGGATTTGCTACGCCAAATTCTGTCGTGGGAGCCATTAAGCAGATTCCTTATGACATCATGCATGAAAAACCGCATGCATTGATTGTTTCGCTGGCGACGTTCTTCACAATTATGCTCTGGCCGCGCGTGACAAAGAAACAATGGCTGCCGGCACCACTACTGGGGCTGATTGTGGGAACCAGCATTGCGCACGGATTTGGTTTCAAAGATATTGAATATATCGGTTCCATGCCGGTCGGACTGCCTCACTTGTATCTTCCGGATTTTTCCCGCTTTGGTGATATGATTGGCGGCGCGTTCGCTTTAGCTGGTCTCTGTATTTTTGATTCCCTGCTGACCTGCCTGGTTGCGGATAACATGACCAGCGAACGACATAATAGTGACCGGGAAATCTTTGGTCAGGGAATAGCGAATATCGGTTGTGGGCTGGTGGGTGGTGTCACCACCGCGACAGCTACCATGCGAACGGTGGCCAATATCAAATGTGGGGGAAAAACCGGCCTGGCTTCCATTACTCATGGTGTCGTACTGCTGGCGTTGATGCTGGGTTTATCCCCTTATGCCAGTTATATCCCGATGGCCTGCCTGGCAGGGATTCTGCTCAAAGTAGGTATGGATATTATTGATTACCGCGTGCTGCCCGTATTACATCGCATGCCGTTCATGGATTCGATCTGCTTCTGGACCGTTTTGATTTTGACGATTTCGGTTGACCTGCTGGTCGCGATGGGTGTCGGCATCACCATTGCCTTCGTACGCATCGTTCAGGAACTGGGGCAGGCCTACGAACAAAACGTGGTCAGCCTGAATCAGATGAGCCGCACACTGCCCGCAGATGTTTCCATGCCGGAAGAACTCAAAGAGAAAGTCCTCAAGCTGCGGCTGGAAGGACCGCTGTTCTTTGGTGTTTCTGATACGATTTACCGGGCTTCTTCCGCGCTGGTTGATTACAAATATCTGATTATCCGCATGGCGCGGGTGCCCATGGTTGATATGTCAGGCGCTTACCTGCTTGACGATATCATCGAAAAAGCACATCATCAGGGAGCGACGGTCTTTTTCACAGGTACAAGACCACAGGTCAAACGCACCCTGACTCGTCTGAAAATCATTGAAAAAGTAACCGAAGAAAACTGTTTGGCGACCTTTAATGATGCGATTCTGCGAATCCAGCACCTCGAACAGGAGCAGGATTCACATGCAGGACCTGTTGCAAAGGACTCTCTGGAACGCGTTTAA
- a CDS encoding S8 family serine peptidase — MNRLYRYNLLRSCLVMICLAYWISPGLQPASAQMKEELCDCSPELTLLLRVNDVRRTADLVTKAGGKILYDPNLGIGNDIPFLVVNLPPTKLNDKKFIDSLKLPSGVMEEIIPSKIVPQAEPAIDSAGSDSTSSAELQVAPEADFDSLYVPLDDIKVPALRKRVAGKGLGEDTIVAIIDTGIDTSHPVFQDRVIFWNDATREGRSPLTRSRQLDGKIELEHNKFVALPEKIKENEYVFSGYIDEKKLGFQQGDLWTTLGKEGVDINRNGTKDDKLLVVVGIIPNPELAKLEEASKKAAEERKAAAAKDEPIPAEKPDLEKRDLTKEYALAFVDVDMDGKFSKEEADTPIMDFNSARKMQREDLKPPYQIMLEFPSRTKRIAYPLLFRPNAKKQVTEITVAFDQQSHGTHVAGIVAGSGLQIEGAAPKAQLMAIKVCSGRSCTDQAILRGIVSAFFNPQGYVPDVVNISLGSHEGYVKRPLSILIQDLSAKFGTTFFISASNDGPGYRTINGLGGSSPAVFVGAHVSANTLREHYRLAEGVNAPEHGLLYFSSLGPSYTGEMRPNVVAPGSALSSTPLNSDGSSMFNGTSMSSPIAAGAAAAMLSLIKADKEYAKVLERQEKKIEAIRKKSSDSKYSLTSLALSMRLALENSALRMKGFTYAQQGAGLIDIDKAYPEFLRLANLTLEPKKQTAEFSINHYSKFNRLYDRSNNIEAHKRVDLDLNIDGEVSDQGSLLLKNTPAIVKLEKVEVQDSDGNVTILDVNGKNDKVPFSIALPGKEEAQGNQISLVLSNSSKSYFYSTRKRDLMERGKTYLAYYTVTQHGEREFSFLDVVHKPIELSDLNTEVSLPSLNLQDSERVAAFVVPQKTISAGAYHRYPIAVTRRDSSLTVMLGFVASSSGRLLVSVFNPEGEEIGYRVIQQTAQLGGDRSNASLTVSTKDEGIHEVVVSTFSGNWLNESKYDLLIEAQRFRVSTDELKLATVDSGKEADKLITFSNSSNQVKSMSASLGGFTRIVPQDNFPILANYRTFRKLDIPEWRPESGESQTTSVRLTFPPDDKKYEGFSGRIDHRLYKKGPDGKMVEAHKGMFFGRGKSFNNIPRPEPGKPYETLYAAVDTYFTVPNDESLKDSQGTITLDAAFPGIPVKMDGSIDLKILTVGRPDVYILQIKGPQRLIDASAAKTKHSNASEAILEIPTQINGISKIKVTLPVTVTPDVKSTLAKQLIRSTIRISTSDSRISDSIPIEITQ; from the coding sequence ATGAATCGTTTATATCGTTATAATCTGTTGCGTTCCTGTCTGGTGATGATCTGCCTGGCCTACTGGATTTCTCCCGGGCTCCAGCCGGCGTCAGCACAGATGAAAGAAGAATTGTGTGACTGTTCTCCGGAATTAACACTTCTGTTGCGGGTCAACGATGTGCGTCGCACGGCAGATCTGGTCACCAAAGCAGGCGGTAAGATTCTCTATGATCCCAACCTGGGAATTGGAAACGATATCCCCTTTCTCGTCGTCAACCTGCCTCCCACCAAACTCAACGATAAAAAATTTATTGATTCGCTGAAGCTCCCTTCGGGTGTAATGGAAGAAATTATCCCCAGCAAAATTGTGCCTCAGGCTGAACCCGCCATTGATTCCGCTGGCTCTGATTCAACCAGCTCTGCAGAACTGCAGGTAGCCCCCGAAGCAGATTTTGATTCGCTGTACGTGCCTCTGGATGACATTAAGGTCCCTGCACTGCGAAAGCGGGTTGCCGGCAAAGGCCTGGGTGAAGACACGATTGTCGCCATTATCGACACCGGTATTGATACCAGTCACCCCGTCTTTCAGGACCGCGTCATTTTCTGGAACGATGCCACTCGGGAAGGTCGTTCGCCACTGACCAGAAGCAGACAGCTGGATGGAAAAATTGAACTGGAGCATAACAAGTTCGTCGCGTTGCCCGAAAAAATCAAAGAGAATGAGTATGTTTTTTCCGGATATATCGACGAGAAAAAGCTGGGATTTCAACAGGGAGACCTCTGGACCACACTCGGCAAAGAGGGAGTCGATATCAATCGAAATGGCACCAAAGATGATAAACTGCTGGTCGTCGTGGGTATCATTCCGAACCCGGAGCTGGCCAAACTGGAAGAAGCCAGCAAGAAAGCAGCAGAAGAACGCAAAGCTGCTGCTGCCAAAGATGAACCCATCCCCGCTGAAAAGCCTGATCTGGAAAAACGGGATCTGACCAAAGAATATGCACTGGCATTTGTCGATGTGGACATGGATGGCAAGTTCAGCAAAGAAGAAGCTGACACCCCCATCATGGATTTCAATTCCGCACGTAAAATGCAGCGGGAAGACCTGAAACCTCCCTATCAGATTATGCTGGAATTTCCTTCTCGTACCAAGCGCATTGCCTACCCACTGTTGTTCCGCCCCAATGCGAAAAAACAGGTCACCGAAATCACCGTCGCTTTCGACCAGCAGTCTCACGGCACCCATGTCGCAGGAATTGTTGCCGGCAGTGGTCTGCAGATTGAAGGCGCCGCCCCGAAAGCCCAACTGATGGCCATCAAGGTCTGCTCAGGTCGCAGTTGTACCGACCAGGCGATTCTACGTGGAATTGTTTCTGCCTTTTTCAATCCGCAGGGTTATGTTCCTGATGTCGTGAATATTTCACTGGGGAGCCACGAAGGTTATGTGAAGCGCCCCTTGAGTATTCTGATTCAGGACCTCTCGGCGAAATTCGGAACGACCTTTTTTATCTCCGCTTCCAATGATGGTCCCGGCTACCGTACAATCAACGGTCTGGGCGGTTCCAGCCCGGCGGTATTTGTCGGTGCCCATGTCTCAGCCAACACCTTACGTGAACACTATCGCCTGGCCGAAGGGGTGAATGCTCCCGAGCATGGACTGCTTTACTTCTCTTCCCTGGGACCTTCCTATACAGGTGAAATGCGACCGAACGTGGTTGCCCCCGGTTCCGCCCTGTCATCGACGCCGCTGAACTCGGATGGCTCCAGCATGTTCAACGGGACAAGTATGTCGTCGCCTATCGCCGCTGGTGCAGCCGCTGCCATGCTGTCTCTGATCAAAGCAGACAAGGAATATGCCAAGGTCCTTGAACGGCAGGAGAAGAAGATTGAAGCCATTCGCAAGAAATCTTCCGACAGCAAATATTCACTGACCTCACTGGCATTAAGCATGCGACTGGCGCTGGAAAACTCCGCCTTGCGAATGAAAGGCTTTACTTACGCGCAACAGGGAGCAGGCCTGATCGATATCGATAAAGCCTACCCGGAATTTTTGAGGCTGGCGAATCTGACGCTGGAACCGAAAAAACAGACTGCCGAATTCAGCATCAATCACTATTCCAAGTTCAATCGTCTGTACGATCGCTCGAATAATATCGAAGCCCACAAACGCGTTGATCTGGATCTGAATATTGACGGCGAAGTGTCCGACCAGGGCAGCCTGTTATTAAAGAACACTCCTGCTATTGTCAAACTGGAAAAAGTGGAAGTACAGGACAGCGATGGGAATGTCACGATTCTGGATGTGAATGGAAAGAACGATAAAGTTCCCTTCTCCATTGCATTACCGGGGAAAGAAGAAGCACAGGGGAACCAGATTTCACTGGTCCTGTCCAACAGCAGTAAATCCTATTTCTACAGCACTCGAAAACGAGACCTGATGGAGAGGGGCAAAACATATCTCGCCTATTACACGGTCACACAGCACGGCGAGCGGGAATTCAGTTTCCTGGACGTCGTCCATAAACCAATCGAGCTCTCAGACCTGAATACGGAAGTCAGTCTGCCCAGCCTGAACCTGCAGGATTCCGAACGGGTCGCCGCTTTTGTTGTACCACAAAAGACGATTTCTGCTGGTGCCTATCATCGCTATCCGATCGCCGTCACACGCCGCGACAGCAGCCTGACTGTAATGCTCGGTTTTGTCGCCAGCAGTTCGGGACGGTTACTGGTCAGTGTCTTTAACCCGGAAGGCGAAGAAATCGGCTATCGGGTGATTCAGCAGACGGCCCAGTTGGGTGGAGACCGTTCAAATGCTTCATTGACAGTCTCTACCAAAGATGAAGGCATCCACGAGGTGGTCGTCAGTACGTTCAGTGGAAACTGGTTGAACGAATCGAAGTATGACCTCCTGATCGAAGCCCAGCGGTTCCGAGTCTCAACAGACGAGCTGAAACTGGCAACCGTTGATTCCGGAAAGGAAGCGGACAAACTCATTACGTTTTCCAATTCCTCCAACCAGGTCAAAAGCATGTCCGCCAGCCTGGGTGGCTTCACCCGGATTGTTCCCCAGGACAATTTTCCAATCCTGGCAAACTATCGCACATTTCGCAAACTGGATATTCCTGAGTGGAGACCGGAGAGTGGTGAAAGCCAGACAACCAGCGTAAGGCTTACCTTCCCTCCTGATGACAAAAAATATGAAGGCTTCAGCGGACGTATTGACCACAGGCTCTATAAAAAAGGCCCGGATGGCAAAATGGTCGAAGCCCATAAAGGGATGTTTTTTGGACGCGGAAAATCGTTCAACAACATTCCCCGACCGGAGCCGGGTAAACCTTATGAAACACTGTATGCTGCCGTCGACACCTATTTCACAGTTCCGAATGACGAAAGCCTGAAAGACAGTCAGGGCACAATCACCCTGGATGCCGCCTTCCCGGGAATACCGGTAAAAATGGACGGTTCCATCGATCTGAAAATTCTGACGGTTGGCAGACCTGATGTGTATATTCTGCAGATTAAGGGCCCCCAGAGACTGATTGACGCCTCCGCTGCGAAAACGAAGCACAGTAATGCATCGGAAGCAATTCTGGAAATCCCGACGCAGATCAATGGAATTTCCAAAATCAAAGTCACCCTGCCGGTGACCGTTACTCCCGATGTCAAATCCACGCTTGCAAAACAGTTGATTCGATCCACAATCAGAATTTCGACAAGTGATTCCCGGATCTCGGACTCCATCCCGATTGAGATCACGCAATAA
- a CDS encoding thioesterase family protein, with protein MQDQPPRIGALHSISFEVESSQTITFSCAAEISVLSTPSLIWFLEQAALQFLLPWLDEKSISVGTHVDVEHLAPTPVGATVNCTAQLIFHDGPVYRFKVEAYAGDEKIAKGLHSRRIIQASQLARRLQALETKSRK; from the coding sequence ATGCAGGATCAGCCGCCTCGTATCGGGGCACTACATTCGATTTCATTTGAAGTGGAAAGCAGCCAGACGATTACTTTTTCGTGTGCAGCGGAGATTTCCGTACTCTCCACACCGTCTCTGATTTGGTTTCTGGAACAGGCCGCGTTACAATTTCTGCTACCGTGGCTGGATGAAAAGTCGATCAGCGTTGGCACTCATGTGGACGTGGAGCACCTGGCTCCGACTCCCGTGGGTGCAACCGTGAACTGTACCGCGCAGCTGATCTTTCACGATGGTCCCGTCTATCGCTTCAAAGTGGAAGCGTACGCCGGTGATGAAAAAATCGCGAAAGGCCTGCATTCCCGCCGGATCATTCAAGCCAGTCAGTTAGCACGACGCCTGCAGGCGTTAGAAACCAAAAGCAGAAAGTAA